Proteins found in one Erythrobacter sp. KY5 genomic segment:
- a CDS encoding site-specific DNA-methyltransferase: protein MPILSWLTREQDVKAADSVPYRLLERDDALSHGDPDSGNMLIQGDNLEALKALLPYYRGQVKCIYIDPPYNTRSAFEHYDDNLEHSRWLAMMWPRLEMLRELLAEDGSIWVSIDDNEGHYLKVIMDEVFGRENFVASFVWERDAGGRGDAAVSVSHDYIHCFALNREIWDKKRNLLPRTETQSGRFKNPDNDPRGPWRQGDDGTAKSGTEKQRFPITLPSGRVVRPKQGRYWAFSKETFEKARKEGRAYFGKDGNRLPLIKRYLDKVRDGVAPRTWLTADDVGTNQSAKRDHLRKLLPNLDSFDTPKPEGLMERFIHVATNPGDVVLDSFLGSGTTAAVAHKMGRRWIGVEMGDHAHTHCVPRLKKVIEGEQGGISEAVEWKGGGGFAFYRLGGEVFAPDGTIAPGIKFAPLAAHIWFAETGTPMDGHATTPFLGAHDGTGIALLYNGILGDKSVAGGNVLTRTTLGIIREAAGDFGGQLIVYGEASRIGPDALKREGITFKQTPYDVKAR from the coding sequence ATGCCGATATTGTCGTGGCTTACGCGCGAGCAGGATGTGAAGGCGGCGGACAGCGTTCCGTATCGCCTGCTCGAGCGGGACGATGCGCTGTCCCACGGCGATCCTGATAGCGGCAATATGTTGATCCAGGGCGACAACCTGGAAGCGTTGAAGGCGCTGCTGCCCTATTATCGCGGGCAGGTGAAATGCATCTATATCGATCCGCCCTACAACACGCGTTCGGCGTTTGAACACTATGACGACAATCTGGAGCACAGCCGCTGGCTGGCGATGATGTGGCCCAGGCTCGAAATGTTGCGGGAGCTGCTTGCCGAGGATGGCAGCATTTGGGTGTCAATCGACGACAATGAGGGTCACTACCTCAAAGTGATCATGGACGAGGTATTTGGGCGCGAGAATTTTGTTGCGTCGTTTGTGTGGGAGCGCGATGCCGGTGGGCGAGGCGATGCTGCTGTCTCTGTTTCCCACGATTATATCCATTGCTTCGCACTAAATCGAGAAATTTGGGACAAGAAGCGTAATCTCTTACCTCGGACTGAAACACAATCAGGCCGCTTCAAGAATCCGGACAATGACCCGCGGGGGCCTTGGCGCCAAGGTGACGATGGGACCGCGAAGAGTGGCACAGAGAAGCAGCGGTTTCCAATTACGCTGCCATCCGGAAGAGTCGTTCGACCCAAGCAGGGGCGATACTGGGCCTTTTCGAAGGAGACATTCGAGAAGGCAAGGAAGGAAGGGCGCGCCTACTTTGGCAAGGATGGGAACCGCCTTCCCCTGATCAAGCGCTACCTCGACAAGGTACGTGATGGGGTCGCTCCCAGAACCTGGCTGACTGCCGATGATGTCGGGACAAATCAAAGCGCGAAGCGCGATCATCTCCGCAAATTGCTGCCAAATCTCGACTCTTTCGATACACCGAAGCCTGAGGGGTTAATGGAGAGATTTATCCATGTTGCCACCAACCCTGGCGATGTCGTCCTCGACTCATTCCTCGGATCTGGCACAACTGCCGCCGTCGCGCACAAAATGGGCCGTCGCTGGATTGGCGTCGAGATGGGTGATCATGCTCACACCCACTGCGTCCCTCGTCTCAAGAAGGTCATCGAAGGCGAACAGGGCGGGATCAGCGAAGCGGTCGAGTGGAAAGGCGGTGGTGGCTTCGCGTTCTACCGCCTTGGTGGCGAGGTATTCGCCCCCGACGGCACCATCGCTCCGGGCATCAAGTTCGCACCGCTCGCCGCGCATATCTGGTTCGCCGAAACTGGCACCCCGATGGATGGCCATGCGACGACACCGTTCCTCGGCGCGCATGACGGCACTGGCATCGCGCTGCTCTACAACGGCATCCTTGGCGACAAGAGCGTGGCAGGGGGTAACGTCCTGACCCGCACGACGCTCGGCATCATCCGGGAGGCAGCTGGTGACTTTGGGGGCCAGCTGATCGTTTATGGCGAGGCAAGCCGGATCGGTCCCGACGCGCTGAAGCGCGAAGGCATCACCTTCAAACAGACCCCCTATGACGTGAAGGCCCGCTGA
- a CDS encoding DEAD/DEAH box helicase: MRGIDPQILPQELTSIYAELAGLRLRAAQLADAPDYVAQIERLSRIAAVYEAQVDDTVDGEARRAAAFVAGTAYQILGRVMPATPDRTTFLSAAAIHPRIAAPLLFLIAEQSPDAREATRGLTGDRLEDIHRGALLESIQDLAQERFTAILERAERLARLQPSPGEGLTEQATQGLYGLCWAGLVHLVARLLAQVPPVLAYPLLDTPQALFDRVTQLAVANVEAPGPGARLVSAYAGPRHLARLLRHVADGLEGAGIANLPAPVGAAEPAWRRWLRHRALTKPTLWPNHRQAIATGFLDAGTSGVLVLPTGAGKTTLSELKIAATLSAGRKVIFLVPTLALVDQLRDDLAESFPMSLANYEISADGDLVAFISGPELGAIEVMTPERLLAVLSFADADVAELGLIVFDECHLLSPTGGGARSVDAMLCLLHALRRAPDADYLLLSAMLQNAPDVAEWLGQLTGRPCISFLDPWKPSRQARGVVTYSENQLTWANQVVRAANFAKRNGQPANKPPLELVPFALFGLHNAWARQAPADRRIVRLSDGNVRLNYGVGGATPNSNEVGGSFAASAARAGLKTIMFVNQADHAPSTARRIRAGLQPVGALTEFENNLWTEIIAELGGPQHSLLDPTAPALPHNGDMIAIERRMAESLFRRRDGASIIVATPTLAQGMNLPAEVAILAGTMRHDEDGREPLKGHEILNAAGRAGRAGHLANGTVLLIPEPPVAFDANWVPTGAAFDMLGKVLPTNDQCVTIDDPLTSLLDRIQLGDVNSPDVRYFLSRLRAGDGEEQDVDRPIQMMSRSFAAFQARRAGNEAAFDAKIASLRGALDADAQAAEVVTVKVAAFSGMQLEPLAALTTHITAEIDDLPTSIIDWCDWLVDFMIADRHSYALLFGRDVETVKAVTRGRKTGGDSTDAEIGLLKLALRAWLSGAPFATIEAALGVVPARIKTCKRSRDFVLRLMNRRFYMIAGALTALVQHAIEEAGKVSANPAVLEILAIAIRKGLDSPEKVAFAHRSPSIRSRVLTHRAYAEQVPGRQDQLGADFQTILRSIDAN, translated from the coding sequence TTGCGCGGTATCGACCCGCAAATCTTGCCCCAAGAACTCACCAGTATTTACGCTGAGCTTGCTGGCCTACGCCTTCGTGCGGCGCAACTTGCCGACGCGCCCGATTATGTTGCCCAGATCGAACGTCTCTCGCGTATTGCCGCAGTCTACGAAGCACAAGTCGATGACACCGTCGACGGCGAAGCGCGCCGGGCCGCAGCTTTTGTCGCCGGCACGGCCTATCAGATTCTCGGACGCGTAATGCCCGCGACACCTGACCGCACCACGTTCCTCAGTGCGGCGGCAATCCACCCGCGGATTGCCGCGCCGCTGCTGTTCTTGATCGCCGAGCAAAGCCCTGATGCGCGTGAGGCGACGCGCGGGCTCACTGGCGACCGCCTCGAAGACATTCACCGTGGGGCCCTGCTCGAGAGCATTCAGGATTTGGCGCAAGAGAGGTTCACTGCGATCCTCGAACGCGCGGAACGCTTGGCGCGCCTGCAGCCTTCCCCGGGCGAAGGCCTCACTGAACAGGCGACACAGGGTCTCTATGGTCTCTGCTGGGCCGGCCTCGTCCATCTGGTCGCACGCCTTCTCGCCCAAGTGCCGCCCGTTCTGGCATATCCACTCCTGGACACCCCACAGGCCTTGTTCGATCGCGTCACGCAATTGGCCGTCGCCAATGTCGAGGCGCCTGGGCCCGGTGCCCGTCTCGTCTCAGCATATGCCGGCCCACGTCACCTTGCACGATTGCTCCGGCATGTTGCCGATGGCCTAGAGGGAGCCGGCATAGCCAATCTACCGGCGCCGGTCGGTGCGGCCGAACCGGCTTGGCGGCGCTGGCTGCGCCACCGCGCTCTGACAAAGCCTACGCTTTGGCCCAATCATCGCCAAGCCATTGCGACTGGATTTCTCGACGCCGGCACCTCCGGTGTTCTGGTTCTGCCCACCGGGGCTGGGAAGACGACCCTATCCGAATTGAAAATTGCTGCGACGCTAAGTGCCGGCCGGAAGGTTATCTTCCTTGTTCCCACGTTGGCACTCGTCGATCAGCTACGCGACGACCTTGCCGAAAGCTTCCCTATGAGCCTCGCCAATTACGAGATCTCAGCCGATGGAGATCTTGTCGCGTTTATCTCTGGTCCTGAACTTGGCGCGATCGAGGTGATGACGCCGGAGCGTCTACTCGCAGTTCTTAGCTTTGCCGATGCGGACGTCGCTGAACTAGGCCTAATCGTCTTTGATGAATGCCACCTCCTAAGCCCGACCGGCGGAGGCGCGCGGAGCGTCGACGCCATGCTTTGTCTCCTACATGCCCTCCGGCGAGCGCCCGATGCCGACTATTTGCTGCTGTCAGCGATGCTACAAAACGCCCCTGATGTCGCGGAATGGCTCGGGCAGCTCACCGGCCGTCCTTGCATCAGCTTTCTCGACCCGTGGAAGCCGAGCCGACAGGCTCGCGGCGTCGTTACCTATTCGGAAAACCAGCTGACCTGGGCGAATCAGGTCGTCCGAGCTGCAAATTTCGCCAAGCGCAACGGACAGCCTGCCAACAAGCCACCGCTTGAGTTGGTGCCATTCGCCCTCTTCGGGCTGCACAACGCTTGGGCGCGCCAGGCACCTGCCGACCGCCGCATTGTTCGACTTTCTGACGGCAACGTGCGGTTGAACTACGGCGTCGGCGGAGCAACCCCAAACTCCAACGAAGTCGGTGGTTCCTTCGCCGCTAGTGCCGCTCGCGCAGGATTGAAGACAATCATGTTTGTCAATCAGGCCGATCACGCTCCCAGCACCGCGCGACGAATCAGAGCTGGCCTCCAACCTGTCGGCGCACTTACAGAATTTGAGAACAATCTCTGGACCGAAATCATCGCCGAGCTTGGCGGGCCGCAGCACTCGCTGCTGGATCCCACCGCGCCCGCGCTACCCCACAATGGCGACATGATTGCTATCGAGCGACGTATGGCTGAGTCGCTTTTTCGGCGGCGCGACGGCGCAAGCATTATCGTTGCGACGCCTACGCTCGCCCAAGGTATGAACTTGCCGGCGGAGGTCGCCATCCTGGCAGGGACAATGCGCCATGACGAAGATGGGCGCGAGCCACTCAAAGGCCACGAGATTCTGAATGCTGCCGGTCGCGCTGGCCGCGCGGGCCACCTCGCCAACGGGACAGTCCTGCTGATTCCAGAGCCGCCGGTCGCCTTTGACGCGAATTGGGTTCCGACCGGCGCGGCGTTCGATATGCTCGGAAAGGTGCTGCCTACAAACGACCAATGCGTCACGATCGACGACCCTCTGACGTCCTTGCTCGACCGCATCCAGCTCGGCGACGTTAATTCCCCAGATGTACGCTACTTTTTGAGCCGGTTGCGCGCTGGCGACGGCGAGGAGCAGGATGTCGATCGCCCGATCCAAATGATGAGCCGTTCGTTTGCAGCTTTTCAGGCACGGAGGGCGGGTAATGAGGCGGCTTTTGATGCGAAGATCGCTTCGCTAAGGGGAGCGCTGGACGCCGATGCCCAGGCAGCCGAGGTTGTGACGGTGAAGGTCGCCGCATTCAGCGGCATGCAGCTCGAACCTTTGGCGGCGCTGACCACACACATTACGGCAGAGATTGATGATCTGCCGACATCGATCATCGATTGGTGCGATTGGCTAGTCGATTTCATGATCGCCGACCGGCATAGCTACGCGTTGCTCTTCGGCCGCGATGTCGAGACGGTCAAGGCGGTGACGCGCGGTCGGAAGACCGGAGGAGATAGCACCGACGCTGAGATAGGATTGTTGAAGCTGGCTCTGCGAGCTTGGCTGAGTGGTGCTCCGTTCGCCACCATTGAGGCTGCACTTGGCGTAGTCCCCGCCCGGATCAAGACCTGCAAACGGTCCCGGGACTTCGTGCTACGACTGATGAATCGGAGGTTCTACATGATTGCGGGCGCGCTCACCGCGCTCGTCCAACATGCAATTGAAGAGGCTGGCAAGGTTTCAGCTAATCCCGCGGTTCTGGAAATCCTTGCGATTGCTATTCGCAAGGGTCTCGATTCGCCGGAAAAGGTCGCGTTCGCCCATCGATCACCTTCGATCCGCTCCCGCGTACTCACCCATCGCGCCTATGCCGAACAGGTACCCGGTCGCCAGGATCAGTTAGGCGCTGATTTTCAGACCATACTTCGGTCGATTGACGCCAATTAG
- a CDS encoding DEAD/DEAH box helicase family protein → MQLKTYQRETLGTLRRFLRDARVRGPKAAYEAITSEPDQAKRLRGYGGRYTPLLGDEELPYVCLRLPTGGGKTILAAHSIAAAAEEYIGQEFPMVLWLVPSTTIRKQTAEALQNPRHPYRKALSEHFGEPVRVFDMSEFLRLRPHDIGRHLCVFVGTIQNLRVSNTDGRKVYDHQEDLEPFFTKVPKRAPGLEPLGEDLAKKVGGDPADIRYSFANLMHLHRPLMIVDEAHKAVTGLSREMQSRVNPAAVIEFTATPQKKSNILHAVSALELKNEQMIKLPVQLGEHQTWQGAVTAAIAKRAELAEEAEKDREGYIRPIVLFQAQDKGQEVTVEVLKQHLIDVHRIDESSIAIATGEQRELDGIDLFDPNADPLIEYVITKEALKEGWDCSFAYVFCSVANIKSSTDAEQLLGRVLRMPYATRRKSPKLNKAYANLVSKSFADAATALRDRLVDMGFEESEAEENIEADPQFGGDDPDDLWAPRRRPKPSVRIEVEASDDELSKAREVASDKIAVTKDEEGKATIVVTGFVRDEEIEQVAAALPQAAANRVREDVAKYNAEHAHKASPAEKGEEFVVPALMAHVQGELVFADSERFAEYFDWSLKDAPVQLGKDEFDVNATEDGFEIDLDGNNLTLKPTDQSDQLLLDIEVDGWSEASLVRLLAKQVRADDVPASEMLAWLSSVVQHLTGARGLPLAALMRCRFILARKLKDKVDALRKAARENAYQTCLFAPDAEVEVSFDEGFRFFDGMFDGVPSYRGTRYTFGKHFLGPHRVPRFDGKGDDGAEGEEFKAAQLIDSMTEIEYWVRNVSQHPNAFRLPVAGGWTYPDFVAKLKDGRLLVVEYKGGHLVADSTEKRAVGELWQSRSGGDGVYVFAEKDVDGKDVREQIRAQL, encoded by the coding sequence ATGCAGCTCAAGACCTATCAGCGCGAAACGCTGGGCACGCTCCGCCGCTTCCTGCGCGATGCGCGGGTGCGCGGCCCCAAGGCAGCCTATGAAGCGATCACGTCCGAGCCGGATCAGGCCAAGCGGCTGCGCGGCTATGGCGGCAGATACACACCGCTGCTGGGCGATGAAGAGCTGCCCTATGTCTGCCTGCGCCTGCCCACCGGCGGCGGCAAGACGATCCTCGCCGCGCATTCCATCGCTGCAGCTGCCGAGGAGTATATCGGGCAGGAATTCCCGATGGTGCTTTGGCTGGTGCCGTCGACCACGATCCGCAAGCAGACCGCCGAAGCGCTGCAGAACCCGCGTCATCCCTATCGCAAGGCGCTGTCCGAGCATTTCGGCGAGCCGGTGCGGGTCTTCGATATGTCCGAATTCCTGCGCCTGCGCCCGCACGATATCGGGCGGCACCTGTGCGTGTTCGTCGGCACGATCCAGAACCTGCGCGTCAGCAACACAGATGGGCGCAAGGTCTATGATCATCAGGAGGATCTGGAGCCGTTCTTCACCAAGGTGCCCAAGCGCGCGCCGGGACTGGAGCCGCTTGGAGAGGATCTTGCAAAGAAGGTCGGCGGCGATCCCGCCGATATCCGCTACAGCTTCGCCAATTTGATGCACCTCCATCGCCCGCTCATGATCGTGGACGAGGCGCACAAGGCGGTGACCGGTCTTTCGCGCGAAATGCAGTCGCGGGTAAACCCTGCCGCTGTGATCGAGTTCACCGCGACGCCGCAGAAGAAGAGCAACATCCTGCACGCCGTGAGCGCGCTCGAGCTCAAGAACGAGCAGATGATCAAACTGCCCGTCCAGTTGGGCGAGCACCAGACATGGCAGGGCGCAGTGACGGCAGCCATAGCCAAACGCGCAGAGCTGGCCGAGGAAGCGGAGAAGGACCGCGAGGGGTACATCCGCCCCATCGTGCTGTTCCAGGCGCAGGACAAGGGCCAGGAAGTCACGGTTGAGGTGCTCAAACAGCACCTGATCGACGTGCACCGGATCGATGAGAGCAGTATCGCCATCGCGACCGGCGAACAGCGGGAGCTCGACGGAATCGACCTGTTCGATCCTAATGCCGATCCGTTGATCGAATATGTCATCACCAAAGAGGCGTTGAAGGAAGGCTGGGACTGCTCCTTCGCCTACGTGTTCTGTTCAGTCGCCAACATCAAAAGCTCGACTGACGCCGAGCAGTTGCTCGGCCGCGTGCTGCGTATGCCTTACGCAACGCGGCGCAAGTCGCCGAAGCTCAACAAGGCTTATGCTAACCTCGTGAGCAAGAGCTTTGCCGACGCGGCTACGGCGCTGCGCGATCGCTTGGTCGACATGGGTTTCGAGGAATCCGAAGCGGAAGAGAACATCGAAGCCGATCCGCAATTTGGCGGCGATGATCCCGACGATCTGTGGGCTCCGCGACGCAGGCCCAAGCCATCGGTACGGATCGAGGTCGAGGCCAGCGACGATGAGCTTTCGAAGGCCCGCGAGGTGGCATCAGACAAGATCGCCGTCACGAAGGATGAAGAGGGCAAGGCAACCATCGTCGTCACTGGCTTCGTCCGCGACGAAGAAATCGAGCAGGTTGCAGCTGCCCTTCCCCAAGCGGCCGCCAACCGGGTCCGTGAGGATGTTGCGAAGTACAACGCCGAGCATGCCCACAAAGCTTCGCCTGCCGAAAAGGGCGAAGAATTCGTCGTACCGGCCCTTATGGCTCATGTGCAGGGCGAGTTGGTGTTCGCCGACAGTGAGCGGTTCGCCGAGTATTTCGACTGGTCGCTGAAAGATGCTCCGGTCCAGCTCGGCAAGGACGAGTTCGACGTCAACGCGACCGAGGACGGTTTCGAGATCGATCTTGATGGCAATAACCTGACGCTGAAGCCGACAGACCAGTCCGATCAGTTGCTGCTCGACATCGAAGTGGATGGCTGGAGCGAAGCCAGCCTGGTGCGTCTGCTTGCCAAACAGGTCCGGGCGGACGACGTGCCTGCCAGCGAAATGCTCGCGTGGTTGTCGTCGGTCGTGCAGCACCTGACCGGCGCACGCGGGCTGCCGCTTGCCGCGCTGATGCGATGCCGGTTCATCCTGGCGCGCAAGCTCAAGGACAAGGTCGATGCGCTGCGCAAGGCGGCTCGAGAGAATGCATACCAGACTTGCCTCTTTGCTCCGGACGCCGAGGTGGAGGTGTCCTTCGATGAAGGCTTCCGCTTCTTCGATGGCATGTTCGACGGTGTGCCAAGCTACCGCGGAACCAGATACACGTTCGGAAAGCACTTCCTCGGCCCACACCGGGTCCCACGCTTCGATGGCAAAGGCGATGACGGCGCTGAGGGCGAGGAGTTCAAGGCGGCGCAGCTGATCGATTCAATGACTGAGATCGAATATTGGGTCCGCAACGTCTCACAGCATCCGAATGCGTTCCGCCTTCCGGTCGCCGGTGGCTGGACCTACCCGGACTTCGTCGCAAAGCTGAAGGACGGACGACTTCTCGTAGTCGAGTACAAGGGCGGGCATCTCGTCGCTGACTCAACTGAAAAGCGCGCCGTTGGCGAGCTGTGGCAATCTCGCAGCGGCGGCGATGGGGTGTATGTCTTTGCCGAGAAGGATGTCGACGGCAAAGACGTGAGGGAGCAAATCAGAGCACAGCTCTGA
- a CDS encoding TetR/AcrR family transcriptional regulator, whose protein sequence is MKKKRNAGRPSAYEDANGMITKAALSLFASKGFEATSFNDIAKRAQLPKANVLYYFKDKDTLWKHAIDHQWKIVDEFFVGTLPDPLPPTRKGLASIIEAFMLACSRFPPYVQIPAIEGNTQTWRSEYLAQAHLKRHVDFMRSYLLDLTARGIVAPIEPLFLQTLLTGGGQLLIGQAELWAAAAGVDSRTEQFAREYAAQVTNVIVAK, encoded by the coding sequence ATGAAAAAGAAGCGAAACGCTGGACGACCCTCTGCCTATGAGGACGCGAATGGGATGATCACCAAGGCGGCCTTGTCTCTTTTCGCTTCCAAGGGTTTCGAAGCCACGTCGTTCAACGATATCGCGAAGCGCGCGCAACTGCCCAAAGCTAACGTGCTGTATTACTTCAAGGACAAGGACACGCTGTGGAAGCACGCAATCGACCATCAATGGAAGATTGTCGATGAGTTCTTCGTAGGAACGCTTCCCGACCCCCTGCCCCCCACACGCAAAGGGCTTGCATCAATTATTGAGGCTTTCATGCTCGCGTGCAGCCGCTTCCCGCCGTACGTTCAGATCCCCGCTATCGAAGGCAATACGCAAACCTGGAGATCAGAGTATCTCGCGCAGGCGCATTTGAAGCGTCACGTCGACTTCATGCGCAGCTATCTCCTCGATTTGACCGCAAGGGGCATCGTTGCGCCAATCGAGCCACTTTTCCTGCAAACGCTTCTAACAGGAGGAGGGCAATTGCTCATCGGCCAGGCAGAATTGTGGGCGGCGGCGGCTGGAGTCGACAGCCGGACAGAGCAATTCGCCCGTGAGTACGCCGCGCAGGTCACAAATGTCATAGTCGCAAAATAA
- a CDS encoding FadR/GntR family transcriptional regulator: MSTSLPLSGLDDMQNFVVIRPFRWQTLNMDILGTRQATCLFFPISGARAFEEVAEQLTFVIRSGAYEVGDRLPNIDELSRLMSVSKPTVGQGLKLLVDAGLVRVIRGVNGGAEVLSNAPPTKPLSDASPTKNFSFQKLVEARKPIEIEIALLASKNGSEKDFRKLQETVQLLAKHQLGEQSEKTFYDQQFHYLLGRISRNQVLARYQHQILERLYYEMARRDFFSKEDIQSVIDWHTDTLNALRKGDRKKIVKVVSGHLAPLEEYAKSLANTFSS, encoded by the coding sequence ATGTCCACTTCTCTGCCATTATCCGGTTTGGATGACATGCAAAATTTCGTAGTCATTCGACCATTCCGCTGGCAAACACTTAACATGGATATCTTAGGAACTCGCCAGGCTACTTGCCTCTTCTTTCCGATATCAGGTGCCCGCGCCTTTGAAGAAGTCGCTGAACAGCTCACATTCGTAATACGATCTGGAGCTTATGAGGTGGGTGACAGGCTGCCGAATATCGATGAGCTCTCCCGATTGATGTCAGTGAGCAAACCCACTGTCGGGCAAGGCCTTAAACTGCTTGTGGACGCAGGATTGGTCCGAGTCATTCGAGGAGTGAATGGCGGCGCGGAAGTGTTGAGCAACGCCCCGCCAACCAAACCCCTTTCTGATGCGAGCCCGACAAAGAATTTCTCGTTTCAGAAACTTGTCGAAGCTCGGAAACCTATAGAAATTGAGATTGCGCTGCTGGCGTCAAAAAATGGCTCCGAAAAGGATTTTCGGAAGCTTCAAGAAACCGTTCAACTCTTGGCCAAGCATCAGCTCGGCGAGCAAAGCGAGAAAACATTCTACGATCAGCAGTTCCACTACTTGCTCGGAAGGATATCGCGAAACCAGGTTCTTGCCAGGTATCAGCACCAGATTTTGGAGCGACTATACTACGAGATGGCTCGCCGAGATTTTTTCAGCAAAGAAGATATCCAATCTGTCATAGATTGGCACACCGATACACTCAACGCGCTCCGCAAAGGCGACCGAAAAAAAATAGTGAAAGTCGTTAGCGGGCACCTGGCTCCGCTGGAAGAATACGCAAAATCTTTGGCTAATACTTTTTCATCTTGA